One Cicer arietinum cultivar CDC Frontier isolate Library 1 chromosome 8, Cicar.CDCFrontier_v2.0, whole genome shotgun sequence DNA segment encodes these proteins:
- the LOC101496831 gene encoding pentatricopeptide repeat-containing protein At4g13650-like yields MIGRALLEANKLHAVIELEPFLLSLAKKSNPITLTQCNQIHAKLIITQCISQTHLANTLLSFYSKSANFRHAHQLFDKMPHRNVVTWTTLISSHLKNGSLPKAFEMFNHMRALDERPNEYTFSVLLRACANPTFFNVGLQIHGLLVHCGIERDKFAGSSLVYLYFKGGNDLRGAWRVFYGLLERDVVAWNVMISGFVQVGDLCMVQSLFSEMWDVQGLKPDNSTFVSLLKCCSFLQEVKQIHGLVYKFGAEVDVVVESAMVDLYAKCGDVSSCRKIFDSMEEKDNFVWSSMISGYTMNKRGEEAVQFFKDMCRQRVKLDQHVLSSTVKACVEIENLESGVQVHGSVIKNGHQNDCFVASVLMNLYASFGELGDVEKLFRRINNKDIVTWNSMILAQARPGRGSGCSMQLLQELRRTTLLQIEGATLVAVLKSCENESDLPAGRQIHSLIVKSSMCHHTLVGNALVHMYSECKQIGDAFKAFVDIVWKDDSSWSSIIGTCKQNGMESEALVLCKEMLAEGINFTSYSLPLCISACSQLSAICEGKQLHVFAIKSGYNRDVYVGSSIIDMYAKCGNMEESEKVFEEQLEPNEVTFNAMICGYAHHGKAQQAIEVLSKLEKNGVTPNHVTFLALMSACSHAGYVEETLHLFTLMIDKYKIKPKSEHYSCLVDAYGRAGRLEEAYQIVQKDGSESAWRTLLGACRNHNNTEIGEKSAMKMLELNPSDHAPYILLSNLYMEERKWEEALKCREKMATSCVKKDPGSSWLI; encoded by the coding sequence ATGATTGGGCGTGCGCTTTTGGAGGCAAACAAATTGCACGCTGTTATTGAACTCGAACCATTTTTGCTTTCACTTGCAAAGAAATCAAATCCTATAACGCTAACACAATGCAATCAAATTCATGCAAAACTCATAATCACCCAATGCATTTCACAAACCCATTTAGCCAACACCCTTTTGAGTTTCTATTCAAAATCTGCAAACTTTCGCCATGCCCACCAACTGTTCGACAAAATGCCTCACAGGAACGTTGTCACTTGGACAACCTTAATTTCATCACATCTCAAAAATGGGTCACTCCCAAAAGCCTTCGAGATGTTCAATCACATGCGTGCATTGGACGAGAGACCCAATGAGTACACTTTCTCTGTTCTGCTTCGAGCTTGTGCCAACCCTACTTTTTTCAATGTGGGTTTGCAGATTCATGGCTTGCTTGTTCACTGTGGAATTGAAAGAGACAAATTTGCTGGGAGTTCTCTTGTGTATTTGTACTTCAAAGGTGGCAATGATTTAAGGGGCGCGTGGCGTGTTTTTTATGGATTGTTGGAGAGAGATGTTGTTGCTTGGAATGTTATGATTTCTGGGTTTGTTCAAGTTGGTGACTTATGCATGGTGCAATCGTTGTTTTCTGAAATGTGGGATGTACAAGGTTTGAAACCTGATAATAGTACCTTTGTGAGTTTACTCAAGTGTTGTTCTTTTTTGCAAGAGGTGAAGCAAATCCACGGGCTTGTGTACAAGTTTGGTGCTGAAGTTGATGTTGTGGTTGAGAGTGCTATGGTTGACTTGTATGCTAAATGTGGGGATGTGAGTTCTTGCAGGAAAATCTTTGACTCTATGGAGGAAAAGGATAATTTTGTTTGGAGTTCAATGATTTCAGGCTATACCATGAATAAAAGAGGAGAGGAAGCTGTGCAGTTTTTCAAGGATATGTGTAGACAAAGGGTGAAACTGGATCAACATGTGTTATCTAGTACTGTGAAAGCTTGTGTTGAAATAGAGAACTTGGAAAGTGGAGTTCAAGTTCATGGATCAGTGATAAAAAACGGGCATCAGAATGATTGTTTTGTAGCAAGTGTGTTGATGAATCTCTATGCAAGTTTCGGTGAACTAGGGGATGTTGAAAAGTTGTTTAGAAGGATTAACAATAAAGATATTGTAACATGGAACTCTATGATCTTGGCTCAAGCTCGGCCGGGTCGGGGATCTGGTTGTTCTATGCAACTATTGCAAGAGCTTCGTCGAACAACCCTCTTGCAGATTGAAGGTGCCACTCTGGTTGCTGTTTTGAAGTCTTGTGAGAATGAATCGGACTTACCAGCAGGTAGACAAATTCATTCACTTATAGTGAAATCAAGTATGTGTCATCATACTTTGGTTGGCAATGCATTAGTCCACATGTACTCTGAGTGTAAACAAATAGGTGATGCATTTAAAGCTTTTGTTGACATTGTATGGAAAGATGATAGTTCTTGGAGTTCTATTATTGGAACTTGCAAACAAAATGGTATGGAATCAGAAGCTTTAGTGCTATGCAAAGAGATGTTGGCTGAAGGAATCAATTTTACAAGTTATAGCCTTCCGCTATGTATTTCAGCTTGCTCTCAACTTTCAGCTATATGTGAGGGAAAACAACTCCATGTTTTTGCTATCAAGTCTGGTTACAACCGCGATGTCTACGTTGGAAGTTCCATTATAGATATGTATGCTAAATGTGGAAACATGGAGGAGTCAGAGAAAGTTTTCGAAGAACAATTAGAGCCGAATGAAGTGACTTTCAATGCCATGATCTGTGGATATGCACATCATGGAAAAGCACAACAAGCCATAGAAGTATTGAGTAAGTTAGAGAAGAATGGTGTGACCCCTAATCATGTAACTTTCTTAGCATTGATGTCAGCTTGTAGCCATGCAGGCTATGTAGAAGAAACTTTGCATTTGTTTACATTGATGATTGACAAATACAAGATTAAGCCAAAATCCGAGCATTATTCATGCCTGGTTGATGCCTACGGTCGGGCGGGAAGGCTGGAGGAAGCTTACCAAATAGTGCAAAAGGATGGAAGTGAATCAGCATGGAGAACATTACTAGGTGCTTGTAGGAATCATAATAATACAGAAATTGGAGAAAAATCTGCTATGAAGATGTTAGAATTGAATCCAAGTGATCATGCTCCATATATTCTTCTTTCGAACCTTTACATGGAAGAGCGAAAATGGGAAGAAGCTCTTAAATGCAGGGAAAAAATGGCTACGAGTTGTGTGAAGAAAGATCCAGGAAGTAGTTGGTTGATTTGA